The following are encoded together in the Hemicordylus capensis ecotype Gifberg chromosome 4, rHemCap1.1.pri, whole genome shotgun sequence genome:
- the LOC128323183 gene encoding protocadherin gamma-B1-like, which yields MRDLKIELEQKRMQAMRVMKVKHPERIREIIRSQVQFLFMFLSLFCQVASEQVQYSVLEETEKGSFVGNLAKDLGLDVRELSDHNLGISLENPYFSLNKQNGNIYVNGRIDREEICEKSSTCVLKLEAVAHNPLNIFHIHVSIQDINDNVPHFRKETIELKMSESNIPGARFSLGNAEDDDIGINALQNYRLSPTPYFKLQIKESKDGGKYPELILQEQLDREKEHTLHLILTALDGGDPIKTGTANIWINVTDVNDNPPIFTQANYKVSLKENVPKWTSVLQVKASDSDEGSNAEITYTFSNIPESAQKKFTLDPKEGTIMLKEGVDFEDRTNYVMIIQASDGGGLVAHCNVEIEVLDENDNAPDVILTSVTSPIPEGVALGTVIALIKVQDRDSGENGEVTCHLRGLVPFQIVSSSGNYFKILTDSPLDRERTPEHNITIIATDKGTPPLSTHKAISLQISDINDNPPAFEKSSYTACVPENNPSGASIFHVKAFDPDLDRNARITYSILNSNIEDLPLSSFVSINSETGTIYAQRSFNYEQFREFQIQVKAQDGGSPPLSSNTTVRVCVLDRNDNTPQILHPSQGSGGSSFFEMVPRSAESGYLVTKVVAVDADSGHNAWLSFHLLQATEPSLFTIGSHTGEIKTARALLERDAVKQRLVIMVKDNGQPPLSATVTLNLVFAENFQEALPEMNTQPSDSEYQSDLQFYLVLALALVSFLFLVTVTLTIMMKLRKSRHPTFLQCFVPAPHSKTGAIFPPNYKDGTLPYSYQVCLSSESRRNELTFLQPSVPVAENILCNGKPDISLMFSEGCPFSAEKKDTETVSSLFLTSE from the coding sequence ATGAGAGATTTGAAAATTGAATTGGAACAAAAAAGGATGCAGGCAATGAGAGTAATGAAAGTAAAACACCCGGAGAGAatcagagagatcatcaggagtcaGGTACAGTTTCTGTTCATGTTCCTCTCTTTGTTCTGTCAGGTGGCATCTGAGCAGGTTCAGTATTCAGTTCTGGAGGAAACAGAAAAGGGCTCCTTTGTAGGGAACCTTGCTAAAGATTTGGGTTTGGATGTCAGGGAGTTGTCAGATCACAATCTTGGTATTTCTTTGGAAAATCCATACTTTTCTCTGAATAAGCAAAATGGGAACATATATGTGAATGGCAGGATAGACCGGGAAGAGATTTGTGAGAAATCATCCACTTGTGTCCTAAAGTTAGAAGCAGTGGCACATAATCCTTTGAACATTTTCCACATACACGTGTCCATCCAAGATATTAATGATAATGTCCCTCATTTCCGGAAGGAAACTATTGAACTCAAAATGAGTGAATCAAATATTCCAGGTGCTCGATTTTCCCTTGGAAATGCTGAAGATGATGACATTGGAATCAATGCTCTCCAGAATTACCGTTTAAGCCCCACCCCATATTTCAAGCTACAAATTAAAGAAAGCAAAGATGGTGGGAAATATCCAGAATTAATACTGCAAGAGCAATTGGATCGAGAAAAAGAACACACACTCCATTTGATTCTTACAGCTCTGGATGGGGGAGATCCAATAAAAACGGGGACAGCCAATATTTGGATTAATGTTACTGATGTTAATGACAATCCGCCCATCTTCACCCAGGCAAACTACAAGGTAAGCCTGAAAGAAAATGTACCAAAGTGGACATCTGTTCTTCAAGTTAAGGCATCTGACAGTGATGAAGGATCAAATGCTGAGATCACTTATACTTTCAGCAATATCCCAGAAAGTGCCCAGAAGAAATTCACCCTGGATCCTAAAGAGGGAACAATTATGCTCAAAGAGGGTGTTGATTTTGAGGACAGAACTAATTATGTGATGATAATACAGGCAAGTGATGGGGGTGGATTGGTGGCACATTGCAATGTGGAGATTGAGGTTCTTGATGAGAACGACAATGCTCCAGATGTGATACTTACTTCAGTGACCAGCCCAATTCCTGAAGGCGTTGCTCTGGGAACTGTTATAGCTCTGATTAAAGTCCAAGACAGGGATTCTGGTGAAAATGGGGAAGTCACTTGTCATCTGAGAGGCCTTGTGCCATTCCAGATAGTATCATCTTCAGGTAATTACTTCAAGATCCTCACAGATAGTCCCCTTGACAGAGAAAGGACACCAGAGCATAACATTACGATCATAGCCACAGACAAAGGCACACCTCCTCTCTCCACACACAAAGCCATCTCACTGCAGATCTCGGACATCAACGATAACCCCCCAGCCTTTGAAAAGTCTTCCTATACTGCCTGCGTTCCAGAGAACAACCCATCGGGAGCATCCATTTTCCATGTAAAGGCCTTTGACCCAGATCTCGATCGCAATGCACGCATCACTTACTCCATCCTCAACAGCAACATTGAGGacctgcctctctcctcctttgtcTCCATTAACTCTGAGACTGGCACCATCTATGCACAGCGCTCCTTCAACTATGAGCAATTCAGGGAGTTTCAGATTCAAGTGAAGGCACAAGATGGAGGCTCCCCACCCCTCAGCAGCAATACAACGGTGAGGGTGTGTGTTTTGGATCGCAATGATAACACTCCCCAGATCCTgcatccttcccaaggatctgggggTTCCTCTTTCTTTGAAATGGTGCCTCGCTCAGCTGAGTCAGGTTATCTGGTGAcgaaggtggtggcagtggacgCTGACTCTGGACACAACGCCTGGCTCTCTTTCCATCTCCTGCAGGCCACAGAGCCCTCTCTCTTCACCATTGGGTCCCACACAGGAGAGATCAAAACAGCCCGAGCATTGCTTGAGAGAGATGCTGTGAAGCAGAGGCTGGTTATCATGGTGAAGGATAATGGACAACCTCCTCTCTCAGCCACCGTGACTCTGAACCTCGTGTTTGCTGAGAACTTCCAGGAGGCGCTGCCAGAAATGAACACCCAGCCTAGTGACTCAGAATACCAGTCCGATCTACAGTTTTATTTGGTATTGGCATTGGCTTTGGTGTCCTTTCTGTTCCTTGTGACTGTGACATTGACCATTATGATGAAACTTCGGAAGTCAAGACATCCCACTTTCCTCCAGTGCTTTGTTCCTGCTCCTCATTCCAAGACTGGTGCCATATTCCCACCTAATTACAAGGACGGGACTTTGCCTTATTCCTACCAAGTCTGCTTATCCTCCGAATCCAGGAGAAATGAGTTGACTTTCCTACAGCCCAGTGTCCCAGTAGCAGAGAATATTCTTTGCAATGGCAAACCTGATATCTCTTTGATGTTCAGTGAAGGCTGTCCTTTCAGTGCTGAAAAGAAGGATACTGAAACAGTAAGTTCTCTTTTCTTGACTTCAGAATAA